A part of Aegilops tauschii subsp. strangulata cultivar AL8/78 chromosome 2, Aet v6.0, whole genome shotgun sequence genomic DNA contains:
- the LOC109759300 gene encoding mitogen-activated protein kinase kinase kinase 5 isoform X1, whose translation MEKSSGRVPWRELTEKTSFFLDAACVPFFSLPKTPHITTTDHPKKKLIFFFWEEVVVVVVVSVYLLSASDAINPTPTASLSSRAPVMPSWWKRSKTAFRRSATTAASSAPASPARASTSRSQTRRAGSEDAGDLLLARPHRQPRQLTRQRKLRHVYDIDALLADLGIDVASSSSPPHARGRASASDAVGLGPPISRSSNAADGVVAPPPRSASSPVLHPLPLPSPSPKPPAELETTDSAGVAEGGNERASLQIPRVTGQTVQKFPEHNDFCSNGTKRSTSSHHRKALRDKFQDKSSAETGNFRLNIPTRSAPTSGFSSPVGSPPRLSNADVSSTVASSHAPQAWSAPSIHTIDFLGALSPRTSPEKLTGASEPSPYSSTFRSPILMPRNTSAPPSPLPKLFPENQISRTEVNGSASLHPLPLPPSAISPMQTSFSNQPAPKVEMPSVSCQWQKGKLLGSGTFGCVYEATNRNTGALCAMKEVNIIPDDAKSAESLNQLEQEIKFLSQFKHENIVQYYGSDTIEDRFYIYLEYVHPGSINKYVKQHYGAITESVVRNFTRHILRGLAFLHGQKIMHRDIKGANLLVDINGVVKLADFGMAKHLSTAAPNLSLKGTPYWMAPEMVQATLAKDVGYDLAVDIWSLGCTIIEMFDGKPPWSDLEGPAAMFKVLHKDPPIPENLSLEGKDFLQCCFKRNPAERPTASELLDHPFIRNSSHYSKHGSIHAFAGIKVHDNGYGFRDKTSSKSEPYVKGRNTIGEPNNSRPFESSAFRLTPLTIQEVAPNFAPQPFGLASNPGSFAISTNPMHFPMANPQPSPLPRPNGKEVLF comes from the exons ATGGAAAAAAGCAGTGGACGGGTTCCCTGGCGCGAGTTGACTGAAAAGACTTCCTTCTTCCTGGATGCCGCGTGCGTTCCATTCTTTTCCCTCCCGAAAACGCCGCACATCACAACGACAGACCACCCAAAAAAAAAGTTGATTTTTTTTTTCTGGGAGGAGgtggtcgtcgtcgtcgtcgtctccGTCTACCTGCTCTCCGCCTCCGATGCCATTAACCCCACTCCCACGGCCAGCCTCTCGTCGCGAGCCCCCGTGATGCCGTCGTGGTGGAAGCGCTCCAAGACCGCCTTCCgccgctccgccaccaccgccgcctcctccgccccgGCCTCCCCCGCGCGGGCGTCCACCTCGCGCTCACAGACGCGACGCGCGGGGTCCGAAGACGCCGGGGACCTCCTCCTCGCGCGGCCACACCGCCAGCCGCGCCAGCTCACGCGACAGCGGAAGCTGCGCCACGTCTACGATATCGACGCGCTGCTCGCCGACCTCGGCATCGACGtcgcgtcctcctcctcgccgccgcacGCCAGGGGGCGCGCCTCCGCATCCGATGCCGTCGGCCTCGGTCCCCCGATCTCGAGGTCCTCCAACGCCGCGGACGGGGTGGTAGCTCCGCCTCCGAGGTCCGCGTCGTCCCCCGTGTTGCACCCGCTGCCGTTGCCGTCACCGTCACCGAAGCCCCCCGCAGAGCTGGAGACGACGGACTCGGCGGGGGTCGCGGAAGGCGGGAACGAGAGGGCGTCGTTGCAAATACCGAG GGTGACAGGTCAGACTGTGCAAAAGTTCCCTGAACATAATGATTTCTGCTCAAATGGTACAAAGCGGTCTACCTCTAGTCACCACCGAAAAGCACTCCGTGACAAGTTCCAGGATAAGAGTTCAGCTGAAACAGGGAACTTCCGTTTGAACATTCCAACTAGAAGTGCTCCAACCAGTGGATTTTCCAGTCCCGTAGGCAGCCCTCCAAGATTGAGCAATGCTGACGTCTCATCTACTGTGGCATCTTCTCATGCTCCTCAAGCATGGTCAGCTCCATCGATCCACACTATTGATTTTCTGGGAGCTTTATCTCCTCGGACTTCGCCTGAAAAACTTACAGGGGCTTCAGAGCCATCTCCTTACTCTAGTACATTCAGAAGTCCTATTCTTATGCCAAGGAATACCAGTGCCCCTCCATCGCCACTCCCAAAGTTATTCCCAGAAAACCAAATTTCACGTACTGAAGTCAATGGAAGTGCTAGTTTGCATCCATTACCACTTCCTCCTAGTGCTATAAGCCCAATGCAAACATCTTTCAGCAACCAGCCTGCTCCAAAAGTTGAAATGCCTTCGGTGTCTTGTCAGTGGCAAAAAGGAAAACTTCTAGGTAGTGGTACATTTGGCTGTGTATATGAAGCTACCAATAG GAACACTGGAGCTCTTTGTGCAATGAAAGAGGTCAACATAATTCCTGATGATGCTAAATCTGCCGAGTCGTTGAATCAACTGGAGCAG GAAATAAAGTTCCTAAGTCAATTTAAACATGAAAACATAGTTCAGTATTATGGCAGTGACACT attgaagatcgtttCTACATTTACCTGGAATATGTACATCCGGGTTCGATTAATAAGTATGTCAAACAACATTATGGAGCAATAACAGAATCAGTTGTCCGTAACTTCACCCGACATATTCTTAGAGGCCTAGCTTTTTTGCATGGCCAAAAGATTATGCATAG ggatatcaaaggAGCAAATCTGCTAGTTGATATCAATGGTGTAGTGAAATTGGCCGATTTTGGAATGGCCAAGCAT TTAAGTACTGCAGCCCCAAATCTTTCATTGAAGGGAACACCATACTGGATGGCCCCAGAG ATGGTTCAGGCTACACTAGCTAAAGATGTAGGATATGATCTCGCTGTTGATATCTGGAGTCTTGGTTGCACCATCATTGAGATGTTCGATGGAAAACCTCCTTGGAGTGATCTTGAAGGG CCTGCTGCAATGTTTAAGGTTTTGCATAAAGACCCACCAATTCCTGAGAATTTATCCCTAGAGGGAAAAGATTTTCTGCAATGCTGTTTCAAGAGGAATCCAGCAGAGAGGCCGACCGCAAGTGAGTTGTTGGACCATCCATTTATCCGGAATTCAAGTCACTACAGCAAACATGGTTCCATACATGCGTTTGCGGGGATTAAAGTCCAT GATAACGGATACGGTTTCAGGGACAAAACATCCTCCAAGAGTGAACCATATGTGAAAGGAAGAAATACTATTGG TGAACCAAACAATTCTAGGCCATTCGAATCGTCAGCCTTTCGACTGACGCCACTAACAATCCAGGAAGTCGCACCTAATTTCGCCCCTCAACCGTTTGGTTTAGCCTCCAATCCTGGTTCCTTTGCCATCTCAACGAACCCCATGCATTTTCCGATGGCGAACCCTCAGCCTAGCCCACTGCCAAGGCCCAATGGAAAGGAGGTTCTCTTCTAA
- the LOC109759300 gene encoding mitogen-activated protein kinase kinase kinase 5 isoform X2 produces MEKSSGRVPWRELTEKTSFFLDAACVPFFSLPKTPHITTTDHPKKKLIFFFWEEVVVVVVVSVYLLSASDAINPTPTASLSSRAPVMPSWWKRSKTAFRRSATTAASSAPASPARASTSRSQTRRAGSEDAGDLLLARPHRQPRQLTRQRKLRHVYDIDALLADLGIDVASSSSPPHARGRASASDAVGLGPPISRSSNAADGVVAPPPRSASSPVLHPLPLPSPSPKPPAELETTDSAGVAEGGNERASLQIPRVTGQTVQKFPEHNDFCSNGTKRSTSSHHRKALRDKFQDKSSAETGNFRLNIPTRSAPTSGFSSPVGSPPRLSNADVSSTVASSHAPQAWSAPSIHTIDFLGALSPRTSPEKLTGASEPSPYSSTFRSPILMPRNTSAPPSPLPKLFPENQISRTEVNGSASLHPLPLPPSAISPMQTSFSNQPAPKVEMPSVSCQWQKGKLLGSGTFGCVYEATNRNTGALCAMKEVNIIPDDAKSAESLNQLEQIEDRFYIYLEYVHPGSINKYVKQHYGAITESVVRNFTRHILRGLAFLHGQKIMHRDIKGANLLVDINGVVKLADFGMAKHLSTAAPNLSLKGTPYWMAPEMVQATLAKDVGYDLAVDIWSLGCTIIEMFDGKPPWSDLEGPAAMFKVLHKDPPIPENLSLEGKDFLQCCFKRNPAERPTASELLDHPFIRNSSHYSKHGSIHAFAGIKVHDNGYGFRDKTSSKSEPYVKGRNTIGEPNNSRPFESSAFRLTPLTIQEVAPNFAPQPFGLASNPGSFAISTNPMHFPMANPQPSPLPRPNGKEVLF; encoded by the exons ATGGAAAAAAGCAGTGGACGGGTTCCCTGGCGCGAGTTGACTGAAAAGACTTCCTTCTTCCTGGATGCCGCGTGCGTTCCATTCTTTTCCCTCCCGAAAACGCCGCACATCACAACGACAGACCACCCAAAAAAAAAGTTGATTTTTTTTTTCTGGGAGGAGgtggtcgtcgtcgtcgtcgtctccGTCTACCTGCTCTCCGCCTCCGATGCCATTAACCCCACTCCCACGGCCAGCCTCTCGTCGCGAGCCCCCGTGATGCCGTCGTGGTGGAAGCGCTCCAAGACCGCCTTCCgccgctccgccaccaccgccgcctcctccgccccgGCCTCCCCCGCGCGGGCGTCCACCTCGCGCTCACAGACGCGACGCGCGGGGTCCGAAGACGCCGGGGACCTCCTCCTCGCGCGGCCACACCGCCAGCCGCGCCAGCTCACGCGACAGCGGAAGCTGCGCCACGTCTACGATATCGACGCGCTGCTCGCCGACCTCGGCATCGACGtcgcgtcctcctcctcgccgccgcacGCCAGGGGGCGCGCCTCCGCATCCGATGCCGTCGGCCTCGGTCCCCCGATCTCGAGGTCCTCCAACGCCGCGGACGGGGTGGTAGCTCCGCCTCCGAGGTCCGCGTCGTCCCCCGTGTTGCACCCGCTGCCGTTGCCGTCACCGTCACCGAAGCCCCCCGCAGAGCTGGAGACGACGGACTCGGCGGGGGTCGCGGAAGGCGGGAACGAGAGGGCGTCGTTGCAAATACCGAG GGTGACAGGTCAGACTGTGCAAAAGTTCCCTGAACATAATGATTTCTGCTCAAATGGTACAAAGCGGTCTACCTCTAGTCACCACCGAAAAGCACTCCGTGACAAGTTCCAGGATAAGAGTTCAGCTGAAACAGGGAACTTCCGTTTGAACATTCCAACTAGAAGTGCTCCAACCAGTGGATTTTCCAGTCCCGTAGGCAGCCCTCCAAGATTGAGCAATGCTGACGTCTCATCTACTGTGGCATCTTCTCATGCTCCTCAAGCATGGTCAGCTCCATCGATCCACACTATTGATTTTCTGGGAGCTTTATCTCCTCGGACTTCGCCTGAAAAACTTACAGGGGCTTCAGAGCCATCTCCTTACTCTAGTACATTCAGAAGTCCTATTCTTATGCCAAGGAATACCAGTGCCCCTCCATCGCCACTCCCAAAGTTATTCCCAGAAAACCAAATTTCACGTACTGAAGTCAATGGAAGTGCTAGTTTGCATCCATTACCACTTCCTCCTAGTGCTATAAGCCCAATGCAAACATCTTTCAGCAACCAGCCTGCTCCAAAAGTTGAAATGCCTTCGGTGTCTTGTCAGTGGCAAAAAGGAAAACTTCTAGGTAGTGGTACATTTGGCTGTGTATATGAAGCTACCAATAG GAACACTGGAGCTCTTTGTGCAATGAAAGAGGTCAACATAATTCCTGATGATGCTAAATCTGCCGAGTCGTTGAATCAACTGGAGCAG attgaagatcgtttCTACATTTACCTGGAATATGTACATCCGGGTTCGATTAATAAGTATGTCAAACAACATTATGGAGCAATAACAGAATCAGTTGTCCGTAACTTCACCCGACATATTCTTAGAGGCCTAGCTTTTTTGCATGGCCAAAAGATTATGCATAG ggatatcaaaggAGCAAATCTGCTAGTTGATATCAATGGTGTAGTGAAATTGGCCGATTTTGGAATGGCCAAGCAT TTAAGTACTGCAGCCCCAAATCTTTCATTGAAGGGAACACCATACTGGATGGCCCCAGAG ATGGTTCAGGCTACACTAGCTAAAGATGTAGGATATGATCTCGCTGTTGATATCTGGAGTCTTGGTTGCACCATCATTGAGATGTTCGATGGAAAACCTCCTTGGAGTGATCTTGAAGGG CCTGCTGCAATGTTTAAGGTTTTGCATAAAGACCCACCAATTCCTGAGAATTTATCCCTAGAGGGAAAAGATTTTCTGCAATGCTGTTTCAAGAGGAATCCAGCAGAGAGGCCGACCGCAAGTGAGTTGTTGGACCATCCATTTATCCGGAATTCAAGTCACTACAGCAAACATGGTTCCATACATGCGTTTGCGGGGATTAAAGTCCAT GATAACGGATACGGTTTCAGGGACAAAACATCCTCCAAGAGTGAACCATATGTGAAAGGAAGAAATACTATTGG TGAACCAAACAATTCTAGGCCATTCGAATCGTCAGCCTTTCGACTGACGCCACTAACAATCCAGGAAGTCGCACCTAATTTCGCCCCTCAACCGTTTGGTTTAGCCTCCAATCCTGGTTCCTTTGCCATCTCAACGAACCCCATGCATTTTCCGATGGCGAACCCTCAGCCTAGCCCACTGCCAAGGCCCAATGGAAAGGAGGTTCTCTTCTAA